A part of Patescibacteria group bacterium genomic DNA contains:
- a CDS encoding deoxyribonuclease IV: protein MLFGLHVSAAGGAQNAPKNAHDLKCEVFQFFSRSPQGGAAPKLTPEIVTAFKASNQEYDIPRTYIHTPYFINFASANPRLQKGSIEIVRGELDRASLLGVTAIMTHLGSAKDVPEKKALPMVATGLVAVLKGYTGTATFLLENSAGAGKVIGDTLEDLAFLIKKIPAGQRKHIGICIDTCHAFASGYDLRTKQDVDSFLKQFDKHIGLQFLKLFHANDSMAGLGEHKDRHEHIGKGKIGLAGFRALVQHPKLKNVDMLLETHHDGQHIVDLTTLKKLRNV from the coding sequence ATGCTCTTCGGCCTCCACGTCTCCGCCGCCGGTGGTGCCCAGAACGCGCCCAAAAATGCTCACGACCTGAAGTGTGAAGTTTTCCAATTCTTCTCGCGTTCCCCCCAAGGCGGGGCAGCGCCAAAGCTCACTCCCGAGATTGTTACCGCGTTCAAAGCGAGTAACCAAGAGTATGACATTCCCCGAACGTACATTCATACACCGTACTTCATTAACTTTGCCTCAGCCAATCCACGTCTGCAAAAAGGGTCAATCGAGATTGTCCGCGGGGAGCTGGATCGCGCCTCACTCCTGGGCGTCACGGCAATCATGACCCACTTGGGTTCAGCCAAAGACGTACCTGAGAAAAAAGCTCTGCCCATGGTTGCAACTGGGCTGGTTGCCGTGCTGAAGGGGTACACAGGTACCGCAACTTTTCTCCTGGAAAATTCTGCAGGGGCGGGAAAAGTCATTGGTGACACCCTGGAAGACCTGGCGTTCCTGATCAAAAAAATTCCAGCCGGGCAACGAAAGCATATTGGCATTTGCATTGACACTTGCCATGCCTTTGCTAGTGGCTACGACTTGCGAACCAAACAAGATGTTGATAGCTTCCTGAAGCAATTTGATAAGCACATTGGCCTGCAGTTCCTCAAACTCTTCCACGCGAATGACAGCATGGCGGGCTTGGGTGAACATAAAGACCGGCATGAGCACATTGGGAAGGGGAAGATTGGCCTGGCGGGTTTCCGTGCATTAGTCCAGCATCCAAAGCTTAAAAATGTGGACATGCTCTTGGAGACGCACCATGATGGCCAGCACATTGTTGACCTGACTACCCTGAAGAAACTCCGAAACGTATGA
- a CDS encoding MGMT family protein has translation MTKVGSFHNRVFAAVRRIPSGRVATYGQIAGLIGSPRAAQQVGWALHLLEKRPDPTVPWQRVINRHGMLSIVNLRYAADEQANLLQAEGVVVSKKDDVWFVDLEKYLWEPKENPRSVERG, from the coding sequence ATGACAAAGGTGGGATCATTTCATAATCGGGTGTTCGCTGCTGTCCGTCGCATTCCCTCAGGCAGGGTAGCAACCTATGGACAGATTGCCGGGCTCATTGGCTCACCCCGCGCAGCACAGCAGGTAGGTTGGGCCTTGCATTTACTGGAAAAACGGCCTGACCCCACTGTTCCCTGGCAGCGGGTCATCAACCGGCATGGCATGCTGTCCATTGTGAACCTACGCTACGCGGCCGATGAACAGGCCAATCTGCTCCAGGCCGAAGGGGTTGTGGTAAGCAAGAAAGACGACGTTTGGTTTGTTGATTTGGAAAAGTACCTGTGGGAACCAAAAGAAAACCCACGCTCGGTTGAACGTGGGTAA
- the rdgB gene encoding RdgB/HAM1 family non-canonical purine NTP pyrophosphatase: MRLVFATHNPGKIPEMQAILAGLPLTVCSADDAGVHEDVVEDGQTFAENALKKARFVAKQSGEWAVADDSGLCIAALDGKPGVYSARWAGESVSGDALIAYTLAALKTVPEGKRQAWFESCAALVAPDGREWTFSGKITGIIPLTPRGTPRPKLPYDTIFIPDGHGRTFAEMSDTEKNSLSHRGQAFGELRKFLQEIFEKA, from the coding sequence ATGCGCCTTGTCTTTGCCACCCACAACCCTGGGAAAATTCCAGAAATGCAAGCTATCTTGGCTGGACTGCCTTTGACCGTGTGCAGCGCTGATGATGCCGGCGTGCATGAGGATGTGGTGGAGGACGGACAGACATTTGCCGAAAATGCCTTGAAGAAGGCGAGGTTCGTGGCGAAGCAGAGCGGTGAGTGGGCGGTGGCGGATGATTCTGGTCTGTGCATTGCAGCCTTGGATGGAAAACCCGGCGTATATTCCGCGCGCTGGGCCGGAGAAAGTGTATCTGGTGATGCGCTGATTGCGTACACCTTAGCCGCACTCAAGACTGTTCCTGAAGGCAAACGCCAAGCTTGGTTTGAGTCCTGCGCCGCACTGGTTGCGCCTGATGGTCGAGAATGGACGTTCAGTGGAAAAATTACTGGCATCATTCCACTCACCCCCCGAGGAACACCCAGACCCAAGCTACCCTACGATACCATCTTCATTCCTGACGGGCATGGCCGAACGTTTGCAGAAATGTCGGACACGGAAAAGAATAGTCTCAGCCACCGGGGACAGGCGTTTGGGGAACTTCGGAAATTTCTTCAGGAAATATTTGAAAAGGCATAA
- a CDS encoding CoA-binding protein — translation MDTKVFFQKNFRYAVVGATTNVEKYGFRVLQYLHAHQLDVVGVNPKYSSVSGVPCYASIEAIPKKPDVLVFVVPPQIGLHILHEAHHYGFTKIWFQPGAESQETTILAGHLGMTVNDPGTCIMVEHRKLQG, via the coding sequence ATGGATACCAAAGTTTTTTTTCAGAAGAATTTTCGCTACGCCGTTGTTGGTGCAACGACAAACGTGGAAAAGTATGGTTTTCGTGTCTTGCAGTACCTGCATGCGCATCAGCTGGACGTTGTGGGTGTGAATCCAAAGTACTCTTCGGTTTCTGGTGTGCCGTGCTACGCCAGTATTGAAGCAATTCCCAAGAAGCCAGATGTGCTGGTGTTCGTTGTCCCACCCCAGATTGGTTTGCACATTCTGCACGAAGCCCACCACTATGGGTTTACTAAAATTTGGTTTCAACCTGGAGCAGAATCACAAGAAACCACCATTTTGGCTGGGCATTTGGGTATGACGGTGAATGACCCTGGGACGTGCATTATGGTTGAGCACCGGAAGTTGCAGGGTTGA
- a CDS encoding patatin-like phospholipase family protein translates to MSTEIHPVLQHLLARRGKTVPVQDGRKIALVLYGGAMAGIVGGGAVQALHELGLDQAFDHIFANSAGFCNASYFLANQVRLGITIYSENLTSKRFINLWRFWKMVDVDYAVEVMRNVKPLKVEHILASATKLHVSLYNQTTKKDAFLEVHDHPAHSYFDIVHAATAIHFFHPGATQIDSQRYMDTKIGQEINRLQYARALGCTDILIIYNRKENTPAKDLNQKDTFEIRPDRDWNISQFERNPTKLLAACRGMGHKVKVTFGLDKPITI, encoded by the coding sequence ATGTCTACTGAAATCCACCCGGTTCTCCAGCACCTGCTGGCTCGCCGGGGCAAAACCGTGCCCGTGCAGGATGGGAGAAAAATTGCCCTGGTGCTGTACGGCGGCGCCATGGCTGGTATTGTCGGTGGTGGTGCAGTCCAAGCCTTGCACGAGCTTGGACTTGACCAGGCGTTTGATCATATTTTTGCAAACTCCGCTGGGTTTTGTAATGCTTCCTACTTTTTAGCAAACCAGGTTCGGTTAGGTATCACCATCTATTCAGAAAATCTGACGAGCAAACGTTTTATTAATCTCTGGCGATTTTGGAAAATGGTTGACGTGGACTATGCCGTGGAAGTAATGCGAAACGTGAAGCCGCTCAAAGTTGAGCATATATTAGCCTCCGCTACAAAGTTACACGTGTCATTGTATAACCAAACCACGAAAAAAGACGCTTTCCTGGAAGTGCATGACCATCCGGCACATAGCTATTTCGATATTGTACATGCGGCGACGGCCATTCATTTTTTTCATCCTGGTGCCACCCAAATTGACAGCCAACGGTATATGGATACCAAGATTGGCCAGGAAATTAACCGACTGCAGTACGCACGCGCACTTGGCTGTACGGATATCCTGATTATTTACAACCGAAAGGAAAATACCCCGGCAAAAGACCTGAATCAAAAGGATACCTTTGAAATTCGGCCTGATAGAGATTGGAATATTTCGCAGTTTGAGAGAAATCCTACAAAATTACTTGCGGCGTGTCGAGGTATGGGTCACAAAGTGAAAGTAACATTTGGTCTGGACAAACCAATTACTATTTAA
- a CDS encoding inositol monophosphatase family protein, translating into MQPIALAQKTAAAAGKLLLQRFRKLHRVDATAKSAHELVTAADKASNLLIQRTLRKAFPAIGFLSEEGGNKPGKLRWVVDPLDGTTNFVLHVPFFGVSIALMDGDDVLFGIVACPPTGEQFVAARNQGAERNGRPLHMVPARPLREAIIGYGYSHSLPSLHASLLMAERLSWHARSVRHAGSTALDLAYTAASRLDAVVIAGPINLWDVAAGVCIVREAGGVVQNEKGTLWIPKNANLYAGQLTTLQRIQVMRKEDKLGGKKTPTFRGSERVCSSLLFLG; encoded by the coding sequence ATGCAACCAATTGCCTTAGCTCAAAAAACTGCAGCTGCAGCCGGGAAACTCCTGCTCCAGCGGTTCCGTAAATTGCATCGAGTTGACGCGACCGCAAAGTCTGCCCATGAGCTGGTAACTGCAGCGGATAAAGCATCGAATCTCCTCATCCAACGCACACTTCGGAAAGCTTTCCCAGCAATAGGTTTTCTCTCCGAAGAGGGTGGGAACAAGCCTGGGAAGCTTCGTTGGGTTGTGGATCCACTGGATGGCACCACGAACTTTGTGCTCCATGTTCCATTCTTTGGTGTGTCCATTGCGCTCATGGATGGGGACGATGTACTGTTTGGGATTGTCGCTTGCCCGCCAACAGGCGAACAGTTTGTTGCTGCCAGAAATCAGGGTGCGGAACGAAATGGCAGACCATTGCACATGGTTCCTGCTCGACCGCTTCGCGAAGCGATCATCGGCTACGGGTACAGCCACAGCTTGCCGTCCCTCCATGCATCATTGCTCATGGCGGAGCGTCTAAGCTGGCATGCACGCTCTGTTCGCCACGCGGGTTCCACGGCACTAGATTTGGCGTACACCGCAGCCAGTCGTTTAGATGCCGTGGTCATTGCCGGACCAATTAACCTGTGGGACGTGGCCGCTGGGGTGTGCATTGTACGAGAGGCAGGTGGGGTTGTGCAAAATGAGAAAGGAACCCTCTGGATACCCAAGAACGCAAACCTCTACGCTGGGCAGCTCACCACACTACAACGCATCCAGGTAATGAGAAAGGAGGACAAATTGGGAGGTAAAAAAACTCCGACCTTTAGGGGATCGGAGCGAGTTTGTAGCAGCCTACTATTTCTCGGATGA
- a CDS encoding helix-turn-helix domain-containing protein — MEKILESLMNIGLNRKEAQVYYALLQLGQSSAQAVAQKAGLKRPTTYLILGELMQRSLVLKVPKLRKQMFIAKSPRAFVAAAEERLQATKAMLPALEAATKAQEKVRTLYFEGVSGIREALFYRIPEFAGTEINAFFGNSKAASDALNQVFHEWNAKVFQVGATIRSIVPKAPFLEQFRKQDTAYNFLSKIVPPDLYTSRCSIDITPFFVRVILFKEEQAVIIESPDAARAMKEIFEMVYRQE; from the coding sequence ATGGAAAAAATCTTAGAAAGCTTAATGAATATTGGACTCAACCGGAAAGAAGCGCAGGTGTACTACGCCCTGCTACAGCTGGGGCAAAGCTCTGCGCAAGCAGTAGCCCAAAAGGCAGGTCTGAAGCGACCAACAACCTACCTTATCCTGGGTGAGCTCATGCAACGCAGCCTGGTATTGAAGGTGCCCAAACTCCGGAAGCAAATGTTCATTGCAAAATCACCGCGTGCGTTTGTGGCAGCAGCCGAAGAAAGACTCCAAGCCACCAAAGCCATGCTCCCCGCCTTGGAAGCAGCAACGAAAGCGCAGGAAAAGGTCCGAACCTTGTACTTCGAAGGTGTGTCCGGCATTCGTGAAGCATTGTTCTACCGAATACCTGAATTTGCAGGTACAGAAATCAATGCCTTTTTTGGCAACTCCAAAGCAGCTTCAGACGCCTTAAACCAGGTTTTCCATGAATGGAATGCAAAAGTGTTTCAGGTAGGTGCAACCATTCGATCTATTGTCCCAAAAGCTCCCTTTCTGGAACAATTCCGGAAGCAGGATACAGCATATAACTTCCTTTCAAAAATTGTTCCGCCTGATCTCTATACCTCACGATGTTCCATTGACATCACTCCATTCTTCGTTCGGGTCATTCTCTTCAAGGAGGAGCAGGCAGTGATCATTGAAAGTCCTGATGCGGCAAGAGCAATGAAAGAAATTTTTGAGATGGTGTACCGTCAGGAGTAG
- a CDS encoding class I SAM-dependent methyltransferase, with protein MKNQDFFLPDPDVYIREMQFFPWGQLIQNVLHLISQKAPKRGSILDLMCGPGQLLGRLKKKRPDLELYGVDCDWRYIPYAMVHNPGIRFTQADVRTWDTQEWNMGMRFDYVVCTAGIHHLPYKDQASFIAKLKTFLKPGGTAICADRFIAPYKTERERKRNAAAFGYQTLLAVLEKNPPEDIVQAAVDIIRSDVLGWEYKTSLAKLEPVFHRHFSSVQSACIWKPEDIPDAGDYLFILHE; from the coding sequence ATGAAAAACCAAGATTTTTTTCTTCCTGATCCCGACGTGTATATACGGGAAATGCAGTTTTTCCCTTGGGGACAACTCATCCAAAATGTGCTGCACCTAATTTCACAAAAAGCGCCAAAACGTGGTTCGATTTTGGATCTCATGTGTGGACCCGGACAGTTACTAGGTCGTTTGAAGAAGAAGCGCCCGGATTTGGAGCTTTATGGTGTGGATTGTGATTGGCGCTACATCCCATATGCCATGGTGCACAATCCAGGGATACGTTTCACCCAAGCAGATGTTCGGACGTGGGACACTCAAGAATGGAATATGGGAATGCGGTTTGACTATGTCGTATGCACTGCCGGCATTCATCACTTGCCGTATAAGGATCAAGCGTCGTTCATCGCAAAATTGAAAACGTTCCTGAAACCCGGTGGGACAGCAATCTGCGCTGATCGGTTCATTGCCCCGTACAAAACTGAGCGTGAGCGGAAACGCAATGCCGCCGCATTCGGCTATCAAACTTTGCTGGCCGTGCTGGAGAAGAACCCACCGGAGGATATTGTCCAGGCTGCAGTTGATATCATACGAAGTGATGTTCTTGGTTGGGAGTACAAGACTTCACTTGCCAAACTGGAGCCAGTTTTCCACCGACACTTCAGTTCCGTCCAGAGTGCATGCATCTGGAAACCAGAGGATATACCGGATGCTGGAGATTACCTGTTCATTCTTCACGAGTAA
- a CDS encoding radical SAM protein — MQQKYTSIDLWYALVVENSQDKWLIENMYAALAQEPPHILSVVAERTCNLQCKHCIFQAETSSDKMSHCSDLDVVVLHIAQQMPEGACLVHEGRIFRPQHLAWLLAVRKARPDIKIGMIDNGSYLVHDRSLHTSGFAFDWLDISLDGPEQIHNLQRGNAKSYAQAMRGIAEAQTYLQPNGRVHSLFTVTKLNYASILATENALPHQVGEWHVTTLTPARPKIALFALNQHEFNIAWQQIVAANTLRPIHFRIYVAEDIAKLAQVVGKARFCSAVEQAIVAPGAIQFVLEGVEVTFYPQSVSPTETFVIDADATYRAPYAIAFTLTELQRGTSRFGQNVRPYTNAQIHSGSSFRVLYQNGVQNWQMHFGVQALVKEKHIFSSILA, encoded by the coding sequence ATGCAACAAAAATACACATCAATTGATCTCTGGTACGCTCTGGTTGTGGAGAATAGCCAGGATAAATGGCTCATTGAAAATATGTACGCTGCACTTGCGCAGGAGCCCCCGCATATTCTCTCTGTTGTAGCGGAAAGAACCTGCAACCTCCAATGTAAACACTGCATTTTTCAAGCAGAGACGTCTTCTGACAAAATGTCACATTGTTCTGACCTGGATGTAGTAGTCCTCCATATTGCCCAGCAGATGCCAGAGGGTGCCTGCCTTGTCCATGAAGGCAGGATCTTCCGTCCGCAGCATCTCGCCTGGCTGCTGGCTGTTCGGAAAGCCCGACCAGACATCAAGATTGGCATGATTGATAATGGTTCATACCTCGTGCATGACCGAAGTTTGCATACGTCTGGGTTTGCTTTTGACTGGCTGGACATTTCTCTGGACGGTCCTGAGCAGATTCACAATCTCCAACGGGGAAATGCAAAATCGTATGCACAGGCAATGCGAGGGATTGCGGAGGCGCAAACCTACCTCCAGCCAAATGGCCGGGTACACTCGCTTTTCACCGTAACCAAACTGAATTATGCAAGTATTTTGGCTACGGAAAACGCACTCCCGCATCAAGTAGGCGAATGGCACGTTACCACCTTAACCCCTGCCCGACCTAAAATTGCACTGTTCGCATTGAATCAGCACGAGTTCAACATTGCCTGGCAGCAAATTGTTGCGGCTAACACACTTCGGCCCATCCACTTTCGAATCTACGTGGCTGAGGATATTGCCAAACTTGCGCAGGTTGTTGGAAAGGCTAGGTTTTGTTCCGCAGTTGAGCAGGCAATCGTTGCGCCAGGCGCAATACAATTTGTCCTTGAGGGTGTGGAAGTTACTTTCTACCCCCAATCCGTCAGTCCAACCGAGACCTTTGTTATTGATGCTGATGCCACGTACCGCGCGCCATACGCGATTGCATTTACCCTGACTGAGCTCCAACGTGGAACGTCACGGTTTGGTCAAAACGTCAGACCATACACGAATGCGCAAATCCACTCAGGAAGTTCTTTCCGTGTTCTCTACCAAAACGGCGTCCAAAATTGGCAAATGCACTTTGGCGTGCAGGCACTAGTAAAAGAAAAACACATCTTTTCATCTATCCTCGCCTAA
- a CDS encoding YdcF family protein: protein MSNDGRRTLLSNLGDEAEVKRRTASETVGQQNPRSTGHAQKFSVRRFWNARGKLFKTVILLVGLFILVGFTDFNAFISRPLIEQQPVAAADALVILGGGISAKTGQLGFKTEERVRSGAALYAQGIAPVVVVTGGKVGDNPFAEAPAMAELLTRLGVVENQIFQDDLAQNTLENAANVVAMAKTQGWGKLIVLTSDFHTSRACTFFRRAGADVICRAADREAVEQHTVSRRLQGTKVVLREYAANVYYWLKGER, encoded by the coding sequence ATGAGCAATGATGGTCGCCGAACCCTGCTCAGTAACCTTGGTGACGAAGCTGAGGTAAAAAGACGCACTGCCTCGGAAACTGTTGGCCAGCAAAATCCACGTTCCACCGGCCACGCACAAAAATTTAGCGTGCGAAGATTTTGGAATGCCCGTGGGAAATTATTTAAAACTGTCATCCTACTTGTGGGTCTTTTTATTCTGGTTGGGTTTACAGATTTTAACGCGTTCATTAGCAGACCTTTGATCGAGCAGCAGCCTGTAGCCGCTGCTGACGCCCTGGTTATTTTGGGTGGAGGCATTTCTGCCAAGACGGGGCAACTGGGTTTCAAAACCGAAGAGCGGGTGCGAAGCGGCGCAGCACTTTACGCCCAGGGTATTGCTCCCGTTGTAGTAGTGACTGGCGGGAAGGTAGGTGACAATCCATTTGCCGAAGCGCCAGCCATGGCTGAACTCCTAACCCGCTTGGGTGTGGTGGAGAATCAAATTTTCCAAGATGACCTGGCGCAGAACACCTTGGAGAATGCGGCGAACGTGGTTGCGATGGCAAAAACGCAAGGGTGGGGGAAGCTCATTGTCCTCACTTCAGACTTCCATACGAGCCGAGCCTGCACCTTCTTCCGCCGGGCAGGGGCAGACGTCATTTGCCGAGCAGCTGATCGTGAAGCAGTAGAGCAGCACACGGTATCCCGCCGGTTGCAAGGGACAAAAGTTGTCCTCCGTGAGTACGCGGCGAATGTGTACTACTGGTTGAAAGGGGAGAGGTAG
- a CDS encoding Ig-like domain-containing protein, protein MAHAHASALRHQSKASVPRFSAFLVIIPAALVVSGLLFSLPHLQAGGAGLSFLGFKKPAPSQKYVCPSASYTKDFTSVLKNGVPASSAQTVVETNARLLGQAEPSKDLIASRTDLTARKTALLGLMATAPDKALAAVLSPNIGDAYQTWTTNCVEERVTVTGKVTEYDYTAAKGIAPKGPDALFMLQTVSGSTLALQPAKALHTAFLTGDTLTITGFQLDDRIVFDGRSSVTVDPSGLGTGYTVAKEKTNRDAVTGPQETIVLLVNFQNTPQPAYPVSTIENIVFSQMNSYYQQNSYNKISIVGDVENWRTIPMDTTCDFASTIGPVVQAFDADVDFRQYERLVVFAPLGPSCPFIGISSVGQTTVATNDGPVVMSTSYILSNYAGVALTAHEYGHGLGLHHASFYNCPNTPYQETGCDITEYGSPYSTMGNHALFGYFNALEKDFLGWFVPSNIETVTESGTYTIDHLEVASTNLKALKFQRSANDFLYAEYRQPIGHDTGFGSTNAYDGALLHIRANTGVSGPQANRSFLLDAAHPPVWGSANDAALTVGQTFVDPLTNTSVKTVEKGDGDVDIQVQIGKHDFTAPQVSITSPAEGSTVSGQFTVTVDAQDASGIEKVVLQNGSLLFRSEIGTDTQAPFAFNVDSSMFPAGIATLVAVAYDKSGAPYGVANNSGSSGFFTVNIVGGDVTPPTTSMTAPLNNTAVRNLVTVSAQADDNGFISQLKLFVDGVQKFFQFGDASSISGVLDLTQGTHTAYSVAVDQAGLTTQSATSTFVVDNTAPTVSLVDPAQGASVSASIALTATAADNDAIQKVVFVRDSGTVIGEDPTAPYSVTWDTSLVPPGPHTLGAVAYDRAGNTATSSTHAITVQATATYVCGDSDSNQIVTISDAVHLINYIFSGGPAPSPLVAADADGSGVVTISDSVHLINYIFSGGPTPSCVTNPPSVKLAPDPTEGQTLQSFKAAHPEIFSQ, encoded by the coding sequence ATGGCACATGCACATGCCTCAGCACTTCGTCATCAGTCAAAAGCATCTGTACCTCGGTTTAGTGCTTTTTTGGTCATTATTCCTGCTGCCTTAGTTGTCTCCGGATTACTCTTCTCCCTTCCCCACTTGCAAGCCGGTGGAGCAGGCTTGAGTTTTCTTGGCTTCAAAAAACCAGCGCCTAGCCAAAAGTACGTCTGCCCCAGTGCCTCCTATACAAAGGACTTTACTAGTGTCTTGAAAAATGGAGTGCCAGCCAGTTCCGCACAAACCGTAGTGGAAACCAATGCGCGGTTACTGGGCCAAGCTGAGCCAAGTAAGGATCTCATTGCGAGCCGCACAGATCTCACTGCCCGGAAAACTGCACTCCTTGGTCTCATGGCAACCGCACCAGACAAAGCCTTAGCTGCAGTTTTGAGCCCAAATATTGGGGATGCGTACCAAACATGGACGACGAACTGCGTGGAAGAACGCGTGACCGTGACGGGAAAAGTGACGGAATATGATTATACTGCGGCGAAAGGCATTGCTCCAAAAGGGCCCGATGCACTGTTCATGTTGCAAACTGTTTCTGGTAGCACTCTTGCGCTTCAACCAGCCAAAGCACTGCACACCGCCTTTCTTACAGGCGATACGCTAACCATTACCGGCTTTCAACTTGATGACCGTATAGTTTTTGATGGTCGGTCTTCAGTGACAGTGGATCCATCCGGCCTGGGAACTGGCTACACTGTAGCGAAGGAGAAGACTAATCGTGATGCAGTAACCGGCCCCCAAGAGACTATTGTACTGCTGGTGAATTTCCAAAATACACCTCAGCCGGCATATCCGGTTTCAACTATTGAAAACATCGTCTTCTCACAAATGAACAGCTACTACCAGCAGAATTCGTACAACAAAATTAGCATAGTTGGTGATGTGGAAAATTGGCGGACGATCCCGATGGACACGACCTGCGATTTTGCCTCAACCATTGGGCCAGTGGTCCAAGCTTTTGATGCCGACGTTGACTTTCGTCAGTACGAACGGCTCGTGGTGTTTGCGCCGCTTGGACCCTCATGCCCTTTCATTGGCATCAGCAGCGTTGGGCAAACCACGGTAGCGACGAATGATGGTCCGGTTGTTATGTCAACGTCCTACATCTTGTCCAATTACGCCGGCGTTGCGCTAACCGCGCACGAGTACGGCCATGGTTTGGGTCTGCACCATGCAAGTTTTTACAATTGCCCAAATACCCCCTACCAAGAAACTGGCTGCGATATTACTGAGTACGGCAGTCCATACAGTACCATGGGTAATCATGCACTCTTTGGCTACTTCAACGCTCTGGAAAAAGATTTCCTTGGGTGGTTTGTACCATCCAATATCGAGACGGTAACCGAAAGTGGCACCTATACCATAGATCACCTAGAAGTTGCATCAACCAATCTGAAGGCACTGAAGTTTCAGCGCTCAGCAAATGACTTTTTGTACGCTGAATACCGGCAACCAATTGGGCATGACACAGGATTTGGATCGACGAATGCCTATGACGGTGCGCTCCTCCACATTCGCGCAAATACGGGCGTATCTGGCCCACAGGCGAACCGTTCTTTCTTGCTTGATGCTGCGCACCCACCAGTGTGGGGAAGCGCAAATGACGCAGCGTTGACCGTTGGACAAACTTTTGTTGACCCCCTGACCAATACTTCTGTAAAGACAGTCGAAAAGGGCGACGGGGACGTAGACATCCAGGTGCAAATTGGCAAACATGACTTTACCGCACCGCAAGTGAGTATTACATCGCCAGCTGAGGGCAGCACGGTGAGTGGCCAATTTACCGTCACTGTTGACGCACAAGATGCATCTGGAATCGAAAAAGTTGTGTTGCAGAACGGGTCACTGTTATTCCGATCTGAAATTGGCACTGACACGCAAGCCCCGTTTGCATTTAACGTCGACAGTTCCATGTTCCCAGCCGGGATCGCGACTCTCGTTGCAGTTGCCTATGATAAGTCTGGTGCGCCCTATGGAGTGGCAAATAACTCTGGGAGCAGTGGCTTCTTTACGGTGAATATCGTGGGTGGGGATGTAACTCCTCCGACCACCAGCATGACAGCTCCGCTGAACAATACCGCTGTACGAAATCTGGTCACCGTCAGTGCCCAAGCAGATGACAACGGATTCATTAGCCAGCTGAAGCTCTTCGTGGATGGGGTACAGAAGTTCTTCCAATTTGGTGATGCCTCCAGCATCTCCGGGGTACTGGATTTAACCCAAGGGACGCACACCGCGTATTCGGTTGCAGTAGACCAAGCAGGATTAACGACGCAAAGCGCAACTTCAACTTTCGTCGTTGACAATACTGCCCCAACCGTCAGCCTGGTGGATCCTGCTCAAGGAGCTTCCGTTTCGGCCAGCATCGCACTCACCGCCACCGCTGCGGACAATGACGCTATTCAGAAAGTGGTCTTCGTTCGCGACTCTGGCACGGTCATTGGTGAAGATCCCACCGCGCCATACAGCGTTACCTGGGATACCTCACTTGTTCCTCCTGGGCCACACACCCTTGGAGCCGTGGCGTATGACCGCGCAGGGAATACCGCAACATCAAGCACGCACGCAATCACTGTGCAGGCCACTGCTACCTACGTCTGCGGGGATAGTGACAGCAACCAAATAGTCACCATCTCCGACGCCGTCCACCTCATCAACTACATCTTCAGCGGTGGACCCGCCCCAAGCCCCTTGGTGGCAGCGGACGCCGACGGGAGTGGCGTAGTAACCATCTCCGACTCCGTCCACCTCATCAACTACATCTTCAGCGGTGGGCCGACACCAAGCTGCGTTACCAACCCACCCAGTGTGAAACTGGCACCGGATCCAACCGAAGGCCAAACCTTGCAGAGTTTCAAAGCTGCACACCCAGAGATTTTTAGCCAGTAA